From Harpia harpyja isolate bHarHar1 chromosome 21, bHarHar1 primary haplotype, whole genome shotgun sequence, one genomic window encodes:
- the XPO6 gene encoding exportin-6 isoform X3, producing the protein MASEEASLRALESLMTEFFHNCTTNERKREIEELLNNFAQQIGAWRFCLYFLSSTRNDYVMMYSLTVFENLINKMWLGVPSQDKMEIRSCLPKLLLAHHKTLPYFIRNKLCKVIVDIGRQDWPMFYHDFFTNILQLIQSPVTTPLGLIMLKTTSEELACPREDLSVARKEELRKLLLDQVQTVLGLLTGILESIWDKHSVTAATPPPSPTSGESGDLLSSLLQSPNAAKLLNQPIPILDTESEYICSLALECLAHLFSWIPLSTSITPSLLTTIFHFARFGCDTRVRKMCSVNGSSQNSVLGQERGRLGVLAMSCINELMSKNCVPMEFEEYLLRMFQQTFYLLQKITKENNAHTVKSRLEELDESYIEKFTDFLRLFVSVHLRRIESYSQFPVVEFLALLFKYTFHQPTHEGYFSCLDIWTLFLDYLTSKIKSRLADKEAVLNRYEDALVLLLTEVLNRIQFRYNQAQLEELDDETLDDDQQTEWQRYLRQSLEVVAKVMELLPTHAFSTLFPVLQDNLEVYLGLQQFVVTSGTGHRLNITAENDCRRLHCSLRDLSSLLQAVGRLAEYFIGDVFAARFNDALTVVERLVKVTLYGSQIKLYNIETAVPSVLKPDLIDVHAQSLAALQAYAHWLAQFYSEVHRQNPEQFISLVSTALEAITPLISSKVQEKLLLSACHLLVSLATTVRPVFLISIPAVQKVFNRITDTSAQRLPDKAQVLVCRALSNVLLLPWPNLPESEQQWAVRSTNHASLISALTREYRQLKSNAILPQRKVQLEDKILLLWVCKGHSHPRLPVSSSIKVLSSSVVQGSQSDHPSDTQRFRRYCRKYLWRIYQVSTDLLSVAARIRADVTDEMLSFFLTLFQGLRVQMGVPFTEQIIQTFLNMFTREQLAESILHEGSTGCRVVEKFLKILQVVVQEPGQVFKPFLPSVISLCMEQVYPIIAERSSPDVKAELFELLFRVLHHNWRYFFKSSVLASVQRGVAEEQMENEAQFSAIMQAFGQSFLQPDIHLFKQNLFYLETLNTKQKLYHKKIFRTTMLFQFVNVLLQVLVHKSHDLLQEEIGIATYNMASVDFDGFYSAFLPEFLASCDGVDSNQKNVLGRNFKMDRDLPSFTQNVHRLVNDLRYYRLCNDSLPPGTVKL; encoded by the exons GCATCTGAAGAGGCCTCACTACGGGCTTTGGAGAGTCTAATGACAGAGTTTTTCCACAATTGCACAACGAATGAGCGGAAACGTGAGATAG aggaGCTTTTAAATAACTTTGCCCAGCAGATAGGAGCCTGGAGATTCTGCCTCTATTTCCTGTCAAGTACAAGAAATGACTATGTAATGATGTACAGTTTGACTGTGTTTGAG aaccTAATCAATAAGATGTGGCTTGGGGTCCCATCTCAAGACAAAATGGAGATCCGTAGCTGCCTGCCCAAGCTCCTTCTAGCTCACCATAAAACTCTGCCTTACTTCATCAGGAACAAACTCTGCAAAGTCATTGTGGATATTGGCCGGCAAGACTGGCCAATGTTCTACCATGACTTTTTTACTAACATCTTGCAG TTAATTCAGTCTCCTGTGACCACTCCTCTGGGACTGATCATGTTGAAAACTACTTCGGAAGAACTGGCATGTCCACGGGAAGATCTTAGTGTAGCCCGGAAAGAAGAGCTACGCAAGCTGCTCCTAGACCAGGTGCAAACAGTGCTTGGGCTCCTCACAG GTATTTTGGAGAGCATCTGGGACAAACACAGTGTTACTGCTGCCACTCCACCACCATCCCCAACTTCAGGAGAAAGTG GTGACCTGTTAAGTAGCCTGTTGCAGAGTCCCAATGCAGCCAAATTATTGAACCAGCCAATTCCCATCCTTGATACAGAAAGTGAATATATATGTTCCCTGGCACTGGAGTGCCTGGCACACCTCTTCAGCTGGATCCCTTTGTCTACTAGTATCACCCCATCACTCCTcaccaccattttccactttgcTCGCTTTGGCTGCGACACCCGTGTTCGGAAGATGTGTTCTGTCAACGGCAGCAGCCAGAACTCGGTGTTGGGACAGGAGCGTGGCCGACTTGGCGTCTTGGCTATGTCTTGCATCAATGAACTGATGTCTAAGAACTGCGTGCCTATGGAGTTCGAAGAGTATTTGCTACGGATGTTCCAGCAGACTTTCTACCTCCTGCAGAAGATTACCAAGGAGAATAACGCCCATACGGTGAAGAGCCGGCTAGAGGAACTGGATGAAAG CTACATTGAGAAGTTTACGGATTTTCTCCGTCTCTTTGTGAGCGTCCACCTACGAAGAATTGAATCCTACTCCCAGTTCCCTGTGGTTGAATTTCTGGCATTGTTGTTCAAATACACTTTTCATCAG CCTACCCATGAAGGTTACTTTTCTTGCTTAGACATCTGGACGCTCTTCTTGGACTATCTGACTAGCAAAATTAAAAGTCGTCTTGCAGACAAAGAAGCAGTACTCAACAG GTACGAAGACGCCTTGGTTCTGTTGCTGACAGAGGTGTTGAATCGAATCCAGTTCAGGTATAACCAGGcacagctggaggagctggatgaCGAGACACTGGATGATGAT CAGCAGACCGAGTGGCAGCGGTACTTGCGCCAGAGCTTGGAAGTGGTTGCAAAAGTCATGGAGCTCTTGCCAACTCATGCCTTCTCCACACTA TTTCCAGTTCTGCAGGATAACTTGGAAGTGTATCTGGGACTCCAGCAGTTTGTGGTCACTTCAGGAACAG GTCACAGGCTGAACATCACTGCAGAGAATGACTGCCGCCGTTTGCACTGCTCCTTGAGGGACCTGAGCTCCTTGCTGCAGGCCGTTGGTCGTTTAGCAGAATACTTCATTGGTGATGTGTTTGCTGCCAGGTTCAATGATGCTCTTACAGTGGTGGAGAG GTTGGTAAAAGTAACGCTATATGGATCCCAGATTAAACTGTACAACATCGAAACTGCAGTACCATCTGTATTGAAACCTGACCTTATCGATGT CCACGCTCAGTCCCTGGCAGCGCTGCAAGCCTACGCGCACTGGCTTGCACAGTTCTACAGCGAAGTTCACCGGCAGAACCCGGAGCAGTTCATCTCTCTGGTCTCTACCGCTCTGGAGGCTATCACACCTCTCATCAGCTCTAAG GTGCAGGAGAAGCTACTGCTGTCTGCATGCCACCTGCTAGTTTCTTTAGCCACCACAGTGCGACCAGTGTTCTTGATCAGCATCCCAGCAGTACAGAAGGTGTTCAACAGGATCACAGACACTTCTGCTCAGCGGCTTCCTGATAAG GCCCAGGTGTTGGTGTGCAGAGCACTGTCGAACGTATTGTTGCTGCCCTGGCCAAATCTTCCAGAGAGTGAACAGCAGTGGGCGGTTCGCTCCACCAACCATGCCAGCCTAATCTCTGCCCTCACAAGAGAATACCGCCAATTAAAATCCAATGCCATCTTGCCACAGAGGAAAGTGCAGCTGGAGGACA aaatccTTCTTCTGTGGGTGTGTAAAGGGCACTCTCACCCCAGGTTGCCTGTAAGCTCTTCCATCAAAGTACTGTCTTCCTCAGTCGTGCAGGGAAG CCAAAGTGATCATCCATCAGACACTCAGCGTTTTAGAAGATATTGTAGAAAGTATCTCTGGAGAATCTACCAAGTCTCGACAGATCTGTTATCAGTCGCTGCAAGAATCCGTGCAG ATGTGACAGATGAGATGCTGAGCTTCTTCCTCACTCTGTTTCAAGGACTGAGGGTGCAGATGGGAGTGCCTTTCACTGAGCAGATCATACAGACCTTCCTAAACATGTTCACCAG GGAGCAGTTGGCAGAGAGCATCCTCCATGAGGGCAGCACTGGCTGTCGGGTGGTGGAGAAGTTTCTGAAAATACTGCAAGTGGTGGTACAAGAGCCAGGCCAAGTATTCAAGCCTTTTCTACCCAGCGTCATCTCACTGTGCATGGAGCAGGTCTACCCCATCATTGCAGAG CGCTCATCTCCTGATGTGAAAGCAGAGTTATTTGAGCTGCTTTTCCGGGTCCTCCACCACAATTGGCGGTACTTCTTCAAATCTAGTGTATTGGCTAGTGTCCAAAGAGGAGTAGCAGAAGAGCAGATGGAGAACGAAGCACAGTTCAGTGCCATTATGCAG GCTTTTGGCCAGTCCTTCCTGCAACCTGACATTCACCTGTTCAAGCAGAATCTCTTCTACTTGGAGACGCTGAACACCAAGCAGAAGCTGTACCACAAG AAGATCTTCCGCACAACCATGCTGTTCCAGTTTGTGAATGTGCTACTTCAGGTGCTTGTCCACAAGTCGCATGACCTGTTGCAGGAGGAGATCGGCATTGCCACCTACAATATGGCCTCAGTGGACTTTGATGGCTTCTACTCAGCCTTTCTCCCTGAGTTCCTGGCCAGTTGTGATGGTGTGGACTCGAACCAGAAAAATGTGCTGGGAAGGAATTTCAAAATGGACAGG GATCTGCCATCGTTTACCCAGAATGTGCACAGACTGGTGAATGACCTGCGTTACTACAGACTCTGCAATGACAGTTTGCCCCCTGGAACTGTGAAACTATAG
- the XPO6 gene encoding exportin-6 isoform X1, giving the protein MASEEASLRALESLMTEFFHNCTTNERKREIEELLNNFAQQIGAWRFCLYFLSSTRNDYVMMYSLTVFENLINKMWLGVPSQDKMEIRSCLPKLLLAHHKTLPYFIRNKLCKVIVDIGRQDWPMFYHDFFTNILQLIQSPVTTPLGLIMLKTTSEELACPREDLSVARKEELRKLLLDQVQTVLGLLTGILESIWDKHSVTAATPPPSPTSGESGDLLSSLLQSPNAAKLLNQPIPILDTESEYICSLALECLAHLFSWIPLSTSITPSLLTTIFHFARFGCDTRVRKMCSVNGSSQNSVLGQERGRLGVLAMSCINELMSKNCVPMEFEEYLLRMFQQTFYLLQKITKENNAHTVKSRLEELDERVLCWGRQAESYIEKFTDFLRLFVSVHLRRIESYSQFPVVEFLALLFKYTFHQPTHEGYFSCLDIWTLFLDYLTSKIKSRLADKEAVLNRYEDALVLLLTEVLNRIQFRYNQAQLEELDDETLDDDQQTEWQRYLRQSLEVVAKVMELLPTHAFSTLFPVLQDNLEVYLGLQQFVVTSGTGHRLNITAENDCRRLHCSLRDLSSLLQAVGRLAEYFIGDVFAARFNDALTVVERLVKVTLYGSQIKLYNIETAVPSVLKPDLIDVHAQSLAALQAYAHWLAQFYSEVHRQNPEQFISLVSTALEAITPLISSKVQEKLLLSACHLLVSLATTVRPVFLISIPAVQKVFNRITDTSAQRLPDKAQVLVCRALSNVLLLPWPNLPESEQQWAVRSTNHASLISALTREYRQLKSNAILPQRKVQLEDKILLLWVCKGHSHPRLPVSSSIKVLSSSVVQGSQSDHPSDTQRFRRYCRKYLWRIYQVSTDLLSVAARIRADVTDEMLSFFLTLFQGLRVQMGVPFTEQIIQTFLNMFTREQLAESILHEGSTGCRVVEKFLKILQVVVQEPGQVFKPFLPSVISLCMEQVYPIIAERSSPDVKAELFELLFRVLHHNWRYFFKSSVLASVQRGVAEEQMENEAQFSAIMQAFGQSFLQPDIHLFKQNLFYLETLNTKQKLYHKKIFRTTMLFQFVNVLLQVLVHKSHDLLQEEIGIATYNMASVDFDGFYSAFLPEFLASCDGVDSNQKNVLGRNFKMDRDLPSFTQNVHRLVNDLRYYRLCNDSLPPGTVKL; this is encoded by the exons GCATCTGAAGAGGCCTCACTACGGGCTTTGGAGAGTCTAATGACAGAGTTTTTCCACAATTGCACAACGAATGAGCGGAAACGTGAGATAG aggaGCTTTTAAATAACTTTGCCCAGCAGATAGGAGCCTGGAGATTCTGCCTCTATTTCCTGTCAAGTACAAGAAATGACTATGTAATGATGTACAGTTTGACTGTGTTTGAG aaccTAATCAATAAGATGTGGCTTGGGGTCCCATCTCAAGACAAAATGGAGATCCGTAGCTGCCTGCCCAAGCTCCTTCTAGCTCACCATAAAACTCTGCCTTACTTCATCAGGAACAAACTCTGCAAAGTCATTGTGGATATTGGCCGGCAAGACTGGCCAATGTTCTACCATGACTTTTTTACTAACATCTTGCAG TTAATTCAGTCTCCTGTGACCACTCCTCTGGGACTGATCATGTTGAAAACTACTTCGGAAGAACTGGCATGTCCACGGGAAGATCTTAGTGTAGCCCGGAAAGAAGAGCTACGCAAGCTGCTCCTAGACCAGGTGCAAACAGTGCTTGGGCTCCTCACAG GTATTTTGGAGAGCATCTGGGACAAACACAGTGTTACTGCTGCCACTCCACCACCATCCCCAACTTCAGGAGAAAGTG GTGACCTGTTAAGTAGCCTGTTGCAGAGTCCCAATGCAGCCAAATTATTGAACCAGCCAATTCCCATCCTTGATACAGAAAGTGAATATATATGTTCCCTGGCACTGGAGTGCCTGGCACACCTCTTCAGCTGGATCCCTTTGTCTACTAGTATCACCCCATCACTCCTcaccaccattttccactttgcTCGCTTTGGCTGCGACACCCGTGTTCGGAAGATGTGTTCTGTCAACGGCAGCAGCCAGAACTCGGTGTTGGGACAGGAGCGTGGCCGACTTGGCGTCTTGGCTATGTCTTGCATCAATGAACTGATGTCTAAGAACTGCGTGCCTATGGAGTTCGAAGAGTATTTGCTACGGATGTTCCAGCAGACTTTCTACCTCCTGCAGAAGATTACCAAGGAGAATAACGCCCATACGGTGAAGAGCCGGCTAGAGGAACTGGATGAAAG AGTACTGTGCTGGGGGAGACAGGCAGAAAG CTACATTGAGAAGTTTACGGATTTTCTCCGTCTCTTTGTGAGCGTCCACCTACGAAGAATTGAATCCTACTCCCAGTTCCCTGTGGTTGAATTTCTGGCATTGTTGTTCAAATACACTTTTCATCAG CCTACCCATGAAGGTTACTTTTCTTGCTTAGACATCTGGACGCTCTTCTTGGACTATCTGACTAGCAAAATTAAAAGTCGTCTTGCAGACAAAGAAGCAGTACTCAACAG GTACGAAGACGCCTTGGTTCTGTTGCTGACAGAGGTGTTGAATCGAATCCAGTTCAGGTATAACCAGGcacagctggaggagctggatgaCGAGACACTGGATGATGAT CAGCAGACCGAGTGGCAGCGGTACTTGCGCCAGAGCTTGGAAGTGGTTGCAAAAGTCATGGAGCTCTTGCCAACTCATGCCTTCTCCACACTA TTTCCAGTTCTGCAGGATAACTTGGAAGTGTATCTGGGACTCCAGCAGTTTGTGGTCACTTCAGGAACAG GTCACAGGCTGAACATCACTGCAGAGAATGACTGCCGCCGTTTGCACTGCTCCTTGAGGGACCTGAGCTCCTTGCTGCAGGCCGTTGGTCGTTTAGCAGAATACTTCATTGGTGATGTGTTTGCTGCCAGGTTCAATGATGCTCTTACAGTGGTGGAGAG GTTGGTAAAAGTAACGCTATATGGATCCCAGATTAAACTGTACAACATCGAAACTGCAGTACCATCTGTATTGAAACCTGACCTTATCGATGT CCACGCTCAGTCCCTGGCAGCGCTGCAAGCCTACGCGCACTGGCTTGCACAGTTCTACAGCGAAGTTCACCGGCAGAACCCGGAGCAGTTCATCTCTCTGGTCTCTACCGCTCTGGAGGCTATCACACCTCTCATCAGCTCTAAG GTGCAGGAGAAGCTACTGCTGTCTGCATGCCACCTGCTAGTTTCTTTAGCCACCACAGTGCGACCAGTGTTCTTGATCAGCATCCCAGCAGTACAGAAGGTGTTCAACAGGATCACAGACACTTCTGCTCAGCGGCTTCCTGATAAG GCCCAGGTGTTGGTGTGCAGAGCACTGTCGAACGTATTGTTGCTGCCCTGGCCAAATCTTCCAGAGAGTGAACAGCAGTGGGCGGTTCGCTCCACCAACCATGCCAGCCTAATCTCTGCCCTCACAAGAGAATACCGCCAATTAAAATCCAATGCCATCTTGCCACAGAGGAAAGTGCAGCTGGAGGACA aaatccTTCTTCTGTGGGTGTGTAAAGGGCACTCTCACCCCAGGTTGCCTGTAAGCTCTTCCATCAAAGTACTGTCTTCCTCAGTCGTGCAGGGAAG CCAAAGTGATCATCCATCAGACACTCAGCGTTTTAGAAGATATTGTAGAAAGTATCTCTGGAGAATCTACCAAGTCTCGACAGATCTGTTATCAGTCGCTGCAAGAATCCGTGCAG ATGTGACAGATGAGATGCTGAGCTTCTTCCTCACTCTGTTTCAAGGACTGAGGGTGCAGATGGGAGTGCCTTTCACTGAGCAGATCATACAGACCTTCCTAAACATGTTCACCAG GGAGCAGTTGGCAGAGAGCATCCTCCATGAGGGCAGCACTGGCTGTCGGGTGGTGGAGAAGTTTCTGAAAATACTGCAAGTGGTGGTACAAGAGCCAGGCCAAGTATTCAAGCCTTTTCTACCCAGCGTCATCTCACTGTGCATGGAGCAGGTCTACCCCATCATTGCAGAG CGCTCATCTCCTGATGTGAAAGCAGAGTTATTTGAGCTGCTTTTCCGGGTCCTCCACCACAATTGGCGGTACTTCTTCAAATCTAGTGTATTGGCTAGTGTCCAAAGAGGAGTAGCAGAAGAGCAGATGGAGAACGAAGCACAGTTCAGTGCCATTATGCAG GCTTTTGGCCAGTCCTTCCTGCAACCTGACATTCACCTGTTCAAGCAGAATCTCTTCTACTTGGAGACGCTGAACACCAAGCAGAAGCTGTACCACAAG AAGATCTTCCGCACAACCATGCTGTTCCAGTTTGTGAATGTGCTACTTCAGGTGCTTGTCCACAAGTCGCATGACCTGTTGCAGGAGGAGATCGGCATTGCCACCTACAATATGGCCTCAGTGGACTTTGATGGCTTCTACTCAGCCTTTCTCCCTGAGTTCCTGGCCAGTTGTGATGGTGTGGACTCGAACCAGAAAAATGTGCTGGGAAGGAATTTCAAAATGGACAGG GATCTGCCATCGTTTACCCAGAATGTGCACAGACTGGTGAATGACCTGCGTTACTACAGACTCTGCAATGACAGTTTGCCCCCTGGAACTGTGAAACTATAG
- the XPO6 gene encoding exportin-6 isoform X4 produces the protein MASEEASLRALESLMTEFFHNCTTNERKREIEELLNNFAQQIGAWRFCLYFLSSTRNDYVMMYSLTVFENLINKMWLGVPSQDKMEIRSCLPKLLLAHHKTLPYFIRNKLCKVIVDIGRQDWPMFYHDFFTNILQLIQSPVTTPLGLIMLKTTSEELACPREDLSVARKEELRKLLLDQVQTVLGLLTGILESIWDKHSVTAATPPPSPTSGESGDLLSSLLQSPNAAKLLNQPIPILDTESEYICSLALECLAHLFSWIPLSTSITPSLLTTIFHFARFGCDTRVRKMCSVNGSSQNSVLGQERGRLGVLAMSCINELMSKNCVPMEFEEYLLRMFQQTFYLLQKITKENNAHTVKSRLEELDERVLCWGRQAESYIEKFTDFLRLFVSVHLRRIESYSQFPVVEFLALLFKYTFHQPTHEGYFSCLDIWTLFLDYLTSKIKSRLADKEAVLNRYEDALVLLLTEVLNRIQFRYNQAQLEELDDETLDDDQQTEWQRYLRQSLEVVAKVMELLPTHAFSTLFPVLQDNLEVYLGLQQFVVTSGTGHRLNITAENDCRRLHCSLRDLSSLLQAVGRLAEYFIGDVFAARFNDALTVVERLVKVTLYGSQIKLYNIETAVPSVLKPDLIDVHAQSLAALQAYAHWLAQFYSEVHRQNPEQFISLVSTALEAITPLISSKVQEKLLLSACHLLVSLATTVRPVFLISIPAVQKVFNRITDTSAQRLPDKAQVLVCRALSNVLLLPWPNLPESEQQWAVRSTNHASLISALTREYRQLKSNAILPQRKVQLEDTKVIIHQTLSVLEDIVESISGESTKSRQICYQSLQESVQVSLALFPAFIHQSDVTDEMLSFFLTLFQGLRVQMGVPFTEQIIQTFLNMFTREQLAESILHEGSTGCRVVEKFLKILQVVVQEPGQVFKPFLPSVISLCMEQVYPIIAERSSPDVKAELFELLFRVLHHNWRYFFKSSVLASVQRGVAEEQMENEAQFSAIMQAFGQSFLQPDIHLFKQNLFYLETLNTKQKLYHKKIFRTTMLFQFVNVLLQVLVHKSHDLLQEEIGIATYNMASVDFDGFYSAFLPEFLASCDGVDSNQKNVLGRNFKMDRDLPSFTQNVHRLVNDLRYYRLCNDSLPPGTVKL, from the exons GCATCTGAAGAGGCCTCACTACGGGCTTTGGAGAGTCTAATGACAGAGTTTTTCCACAATTGCACAACGAATGAGCGGAAACGTGAGATAG aggaGCTTTTAAATAACTTTGCCCAGCAGATAGGAGCCTGGAGATTCTGCCTCTATTTCCTGTCAAGTACAAGAAATGACTATGTAATGATGTACAGTTTGACTGTGTTTGAG aaccTAATCAATAAGATGTGGCTTGGGGTCCCATCTCAAGACAAAATGGAGATCCGTAGCTGCCTGCCCAAGCTCCTTCTAGCTCACCATAAAACTCTGCCTTACTTCATCAGGAACAAACTCTGCAAAGTCATTGTGGATATTGGCCGGCAAGACTGGCCAATGTTCTACCATGACTTTTTTACTAACATCTTGCAG TTAATTCAGTCTCCTGTGACCACTCCTCTGGGACTGATCATGTTGAAAACTACTTCGGAAGAACTGGCATGTCCACGGGAAGATCTTAGTGTAGCCCGGAAAGAAGAGCTACGCAAGCTGCTCCTAGACCAGGTGCAAACAGTGCTTGGGCTCCTCACAG GTATTTTGGAGAGCATCTGGGACAAACACAGTGTTACTGCTGCCACTCCACCACCATCCCCAACTTCAGGAGAAAGTG GTGACCTGTTAAGTAGCCTGTTGCAGAGTCCCAATGCAGCCAAATTATTGAACCAGCCAATTCCCATCCTTGATACAGAAAGTGAATATATATGTTCCCTGGCACTGGAGTGCCTGGCACACCTCTTCAGCTGGATCCCTTTGTCTACTAGTATCACCCCATCACTCCTcaccaccattttccactttgcTCGCTTTGGCTGCGACACCCGTGTTCGGAAGATGTGTTCTGTCAACGGCAGCAGCCAGAACTCGGTGTTGGGACAGGAGCGTGGCCGACTTGGCGTCTTGGCTATGTCTTGCATCAATGAACTGATGTCTAAGAACTGCGTGCCTATGGAGTTCGAAGAGTATTTGCTACGGATGTTCCAGCAGACTTTCTACCTCCTGCAGAAGATTACCAAGGAGAATAACGCCCATACGGTGAAGAGCCGGCTAGAGGAACTGGATGAAAG AGTACTGTGCTGGGGGAGACAGGCAGAAAG CTACATTGAGAAGTTTACGGATTTTCTCCGTCTCTTTGTGAGCGTCCACCTACGAAGAATTGAATCCTACTCCCAGTTCCCTGTGGTTGAATTTCTGGCATTGTTGTTCAAATACACTTTTCATCAG CCTACCCATGAAGGTTACTTTTCTTGCTTAGACATCTGGACGCTCTTCTTGGACTATCTGACTAGCAAAATTAAAAGTCGTCTTGCAGACAAAGAAGCAGTACTCAACAG GTACGAAGACGCCTTGGTTCTGTTGCTGACAGAGGTGTTGAATCGAATCCAGTTCAGGTATAACCAGGcacagctggaggagctggatgaCGAGACACTGGATGATGAT CAGCAGACCGAGTGGCAGCGGTACTTGCGCCAGAGCTTGGAAGTGGTTGCAAAAGTCATGGAGCTCTTGCCAACTCATGCCTTCTCCACACTA TTTCCAGTTCTGCAGGATAACTTGGAAGTGTATCTGGGACTCCAGCAGTTTGTGGTCACTTCAGGAACAG GTCACAGGCTGAACATCACTGCAGAGAATGACTGCCGCCGTTTGCACTGCTCCTTGAGGGACCTGAGCTCCTTGCTGCAGGCCGTTGGTCGTTTAGCAGAATACTTCATTGGTGATGTGTTTGCTGCCAGGTTCAATGATGCTCTTACAGTGGTGGAGAG GTTGGTAAAAGTAACGCTATATGGATCCCAGATTAAACTGTACAACATCGAAACTGCAGTACCATCTGTATTGAAACCTGACCTTATCGATGT CCACGCTCAGTCCCTGGCAGCGCTGCAAGCCTACGCGCACTGGCTTGCACAGTTCTACAGCGAAGTTCACCGGCAGAACCCGGAGCAGTTCATCTCTCTGGTCTCTACCGCTCTGGAGGCTATCACACCTCTCATCAGCTCTAAG GTGCAGGAGAAGCTACTGCTGTCTGCATGCCACCTGCTAGTTTCTTTAGCCACCACAGTGCGACCAGTGTTCTTGATCAGCATCCCAGCAGTACAGAAGGTGTTCAACAGGATCACAGACACTTCTGCTCAGCGGCTTCCTGATAAG GCCCAGGTGTTGGTGTGCAGAGCACTGTCGAACGTATTGTTGCTGCCCTGGCCAAATCTTCCAGAGAGTGAACAGCAGTGGGCGGTTCGCTCCACCAACCATGCCAGCCTAATCTCTGCCCTCACAAGAGAATACCGCCAATTAAAATCCAATGCCATCTTGCCACAGAGGAAAGTGCAGCTGGAGGACA CCAAAGTGATCATCCATCAGACACTCAGCGTTTTAGAAGATATTGTAGAAAGTATCTCTGGAGAATCTACCAAGTCTCGACAGATCTGTTATCAGTCGCTGCAAGAATCCGTGCAGGTCTCACTAGCCCTCTTCCCAGCTTTCATTCATCAGTCAG ATGTGACAGATGAGATGCTGAGCTTCTTCCTCACTCTGTTTCAAGGACTGAGGGTGCAGATGGGAGTGCCTTTCACTGAGCAGATCATACAGACCTTCCTAAACATGTTCACCAG GGAGCAGTTGGCAGAGAGCATCCTCCATGAGGGCAGCACTGGCTGTCGGGTGGTGGAGAAGTTTCTGAAAATACTGCAAGTGGTGGTACAAGAGCCAGGCCAAGTATTCAAGCCTTTTCTACCCAGCGTCATCTCACTGTGCATGGAGCAGGTCTACCCCATCATTGCAGAG CGCTCATCTCCTGATGTGAAAGCAGAGTTATTTGAGCTGCTTTTCCGGGTCCTCCACCACAATTGGCGGTACTTCTTCAAATCTAGTGTATTGGCTAGTGTCCAAAGAGGAGTAGCAGAAGAGCAGATGGAGAACGAAGCACAGTTCAGTGCCATTATGCAG GCTTTTGGCCAGTCCTTCCTGCAACCTGACATTCACCTGTTCAAGCAGAATCTCTTCTACTTGGAGACGCTGAACACCAAGCAGAAGCTGTACCACAAG AAGATCTTCCGCACAACCATGCTGTTCCAGTTTGTGAATGTGCTACTTCAGGTGCTTGTCCACAAGTCGCATGACCTGTTGCAGGAGGAGATCGGCATTGCCACCTACAATATGGCCTCAGTGGACTTTGATGGCTTCTACTCAGCCTTTCTCCCTGAGTTCCTGGCCAGTTGTGATGGTGTGGACTCGAACCAGAAAAATGTGCTGGGAAGGAATTTCAAAATGGACAGG GATCTGCCATCGTTTACCCAGAATGTGCACAGACTGGTGAATGACCTGCGTTACTACAGACTCTGCAATGACAGTTTGCCCCCTGGAACTGTGAAACTATAG